The following DNA comes from Kitasatospora sp. NBC_01287.
GGCGGCTACCAGGAGCCGCGCTGGTGGGACCCGCTGGGCTGGGCGCACCGGACGAGCGCCCAGCTGAGCGCGCCGCTCTTCTGGAGCCGGCAGGACGGCCAGTGGCTGCGCCGCCGGTTCGGCCACCTGGAGCCGGTCCCGGCCGAGGAGCCGGTGCTGCACGTCACCTGGTACGAGGCGGACGCGTACGCCCGCTGGGCCGGGCGGCGGCTGCCCACCGAGGCCGAGTGGGAGAAGGCGGCCCGGCACGATCCGGTCAGCGGCCGCTCCCGCCGCTTCCCGTGGGGCGACGCGGCGCCCGGGCCGCAGCACGCCAACCTGGGCCAGCGCCACCTGCGCCCCGCCCCGGTCGGCAGCTACCCCGAGGGCGCCTCCCCGTACGGGGTAAGGCAGTTGATCGGCGACGTCTGGGAGTGGACGGCCAGCGACTTCACGCCCTACCCGGGCTTCCGGGCCTGGCCCTACCGGGAGTACTCGGAGGTCTTCTTCGCCCCGCCCGGGCAGCCGGCCGAGTACAAGGTGCTGCGCGGCGGCAGCTTCGCGGTCGCGCCGGTGGCCTGCCGGGGCACCTTCCGCAACTGGGACTACCCGATCCGCCGGCAGATCTTCGCCGGCTTCCGGACCGCCCGGGACCTGCTGGACGGCAGCTGATGTGCCGTCATCTCGCCTACCTGGGAGTGCCGGTGAGCCCGGCCGAGGTGCTGGTGGAGCCTCCGTACGGACTCTACCGGCAGTCCTGGTCACCCCGGATGCAGCGGCACGGCACGGTGAACGCGGACGGCTTCGGGCTCGGCTGGTACGCCGAGGGTGATCCCCAACCGGCCCGCTACCGCAGGGCGGTGCCGATCTGGGCCGACGAGAACCTGGCCGACCTGGCCCGGGTGATCCGCACCCCGGCCCTGCTGGCCGCCGTCCGCTCCGCCACCGCGGGGACGGCGGCGGGCGAGGCGGCGGCCGCCCCGTACACCGGGGACGGCTGGCTGTTCAGCCACAACGGCGCGGTCGGCGGCTGGCCGGCGGCGGCCGGCGAGCTGGCCGCGCTGCTGGCACCGGCCGACCTGCTCACTCTGGAGGCGCGCTGCGACTCGGCGCTGGTCTGGGCCCTGCTGCGGCGCCGGCTGCGGGCCGGGCAGGAGGTGGGCGACGCGTTGGCCGCCACCGTCGGCGAGATCGCCGCGGCCGTCGCCGAACAGCGGCAGGTGGCCCGGCTCAACCTGCTGGTCACCGACGGGCACGTGATCGCGGCGACCACCTGGGGCGACACCCTCTTCCACCGCCTGGAGCTCGGCCGCAGCGTGCTGGTCGCCTCCGAACCCGGCGACGACGGCCCCGGCTGGACCCCGGTGCCCGACCGCTCCGTCCTGCTGGCCACCCCCGAAGCGGTGACCGTCCGACCCCTGACCACCGCCGCACCCCGCGTCAACACCACCGGCGCGCCCCGCGTCAACACCACCGCCGCACCCCGAGAGGACCGGATCCGATGACCGCCTTCGAGCTCACCCGTCTGCTCCCCACCGACCACTTCGCCCAGGCGCTGCGCGCCGACGTGCGCGCCGGGCTGACCGCGCCGGCCAAGTGGCTGCCCCCGAAGTGGTTCTACGACAAGCGGGGCAGCGAGCTGTTCGAGGACATCACCAGGCTGCCCGAGTACTACCCGACCCGCGCGGAGCGGGCCATCCTGACCGCCCGGGCCGGCGAGATCGCGCGGGCCACCCGGGCCCGCACCCTGGTCGAACTGGGCTCCGGCTCCTCGGAGAAGACCAGACTCCTGCTGGACGCGCTGCGCGAGCTCGGCACCCTGGAGACCTACGTGCCGGTGGACGTCTCGGAGAGCGCGCTGCGCGAGGCCGGGCGGTCGCTGGCCGCGGACTACCCGGGGCTGACGGTCCACGGGGTGGTCTCCGACTTCACGGCGAGCCTGGACCTGCCGCGCGCGGTGCGGGCGCCGCGGCTGGTGGCCTTCCTCGGCGGCACGCTGGGCAACCTGCTGCCCGCCGAGCGGGCCGGCTTCCTGGCCGCGCTGCGCGCCGAACTGGCCCCCGGCGACGCGCTGCTGCTCGGCACCGACCTGGTCAAGGACCCGGCGGTGCTGGTGGCGGCGTACGACGACG
Coding sequences within:
- the egtC gene encoding ergothioneine biosynthesis protein EgtC is translated as MCRHLAYLGVPVSPAEVLVEPPYGLYRQSWSPRMQRHGTVNADGFGLGWYAEGDPQPARYRRAVPIWADENLADLARVIRTPALLAAVRSATAGTAAGEAAAAPYTGDGWLFSHNGAVGGWPAAAGELAALLAPADLLTLEARCDSALVWALLRRRLRAGQEVGDALAATVGEIAAAVAEQRQVARLNLLVTDGHVIAATTWGDTLFHRLELGRSVLVASEPGDDGPGWTPVPDRSVLLATPEAVTVRPLTTAAPRVNTTGAPRVNTTAAPREDRIR
- the egtD gene encoding L-histidine N(alpha)-methyltransferase, which gives rise to MTAFELTRLLPTDHFAQALRADVRAGLTAPAKWLPPKWFYDKRGSELFEDITRLPEYYPTRAERAILTARAGEIARATRARTLVELGSGSSEKTRLLLDALRELGTLETYVPVDVSESALREAGRSLAADYPGLTVHGVVSDFTASLDLPRAVRAPRLVAFLGGTLGNLLPAERAGFLAALRAELAPGDALLLGTDLVKDPAVLVAAYDDAAGVTAEFNKNVLNVLDRELEAGFDPEAFEHVALWDAEQEWIEMRLRSRRAQQVAVPALGLTVEFAAGEELRTEISAKFRRERVADELAAASFELRHWWTDPEGRFGLSLAEPV